Proteins found in one Borreliella valaisiana VS116 genomic segment:
- a CDS encoding BAPKO_0422 family outer member beta-barrel protein: protein MKSENKLIRLLIIITLFFNAENIFTNEKSKNSTISPKIDSLKPKPIIKFGFILPYPTAIEFRINNFDIGIGATILSISEFFPKSPIVLLFKAYFDYMFLNLRIKNSNFIFFLGSGLFFEIGKITNSTLTNGFSGITYKIGVGLPLGIIYEAYYDVIEIIIKTTPSIFIGQLPNKNLIFPIKGNFSIGIRGSLKI from the coding sequence ATGAAAAGTGAAAACAAATTAATCAGATTATTAATAATAATTACATTATTTTTCAATGCTGAGAATATTTTCACAAACGAAAAATCTAAAAACAGTACAATTAGTCCAAAAATAGACAGCTTGAAACCAAAACCCATAATAAAATTTGGCTTTATTCTGCCCTACCCTACTGCAATAGAATTTAGAATTAATAACTTTGATATTGGAATAGGAGCAACAATATTGAGTATCTCGGAATTTTTCCCAAAATCACCAATAGTACTGCTATTTAAAGCGTATTTCGACTATATGTTCTTAAATTTAAGAATTAAAAATTCAAATTTTATCTTTTTCTTAGGATCTGGCCTATTTTTTGAAATAGGCAAAATTACAAACTCAACTCTAACAAATGGATTTTCTGGAATTACCTATAAAATCGGAGTAGGTTTGCCCTTAGGAATAATATATGAAGCTTATTATGACGTTATTGAAATTATAATAAAAACAACGCCATCAATTTTTATTGGCCAATTGCCTAACAAAAATTTAATATTCCCAATAAAAGGCAACTTTTCTATTGGAATCAGAGGTTCTCTTAAGATATAG
- a CDS encoding chemotaxis protein CheW — MGIDSDMQDSLSQYLLFSLDELYAIEIKYVVEVLEYTKISKIPRTPSYMAGIINNRGKIVPIIDIRKQFGMSDRVIDEDDKKRNKGVNISNIIILTLVYEGDEFNLGILVDYVNEVLELDPFSIDDAPKIGSGFNSKFISGIGKSNDKFIIILDVDNLFDVRELSKFRNTTIYDPEHQQQ, encoded by the coding sequence ATGGGCATAGATTCAGATATGCAAGATTCTTTAAGTCAGTATCTTTTATTTAGTTTGGACGAACTTTATGCCATTGAGATTAAGTATGTTGTTGAGGTTTTGGAATATACTAAGATATCAAAAATCCCAAGAACTCCCAGTTACATGGCAGGAATAATAAATAATAGGGGTAAAATCGTTCCAATAATTGATATTCGAAAACAATTTGGAATGAGTGATCGTGTTATTGATGAGGATGATAAAAAGAGAAATAAGGGAGTTAATATCTCAAATATTATCATATTGACTTTAGTTTATGAGGGAGATGAATTTAATCTTGGAATTTTGGTAGATTATGTCAATGAAGTTCTTGAATTAGATCCATTTAGCATTGATGATGCTCCTAAGATTGGATCGGGGTTTAATTCAAAATTTATTTCAGGAATTGGCAAGAGTAATGATAAGTTTATCATCATTTTAGATGTAGACAATTTATTTGACGTTAGAGAGCTTTCTAAATTTAGAAATACAACAATATATGATCCTGAACATCAGCAACAATAG
- a CDS encoding STAS domain-containing protein, with the protein MIYRPEGELVINSIFKVKEDLLHIFKKMKEGDTLIIDLSNVEKIDITFIQILYASNKYAKNRNLFVKIEYPSDEVLSSLIYGGFLVDIEDVDSFDLGLNLVGF; encoded by the coding sequence ATGATTTATAGGCCGGAAGGAGAGCTTGTAATAAACAGTATTTTTAAGGTAAAAGAAGATTTGTTGCATATTTTTAAAAAAATGAAAGAAGGGGATACTCTTATCATTGATCTTTCAAATGTTGAGAAAATAGATATTACTTTTATACAAATTTTGTATGCATCTAATAAATATGCTAAGAATAGAAATTTATTTGTAAAAATTGAGTATCCATCCGATGAGGTTTTAAGTTCATTAATATATGGCGGGTTTTTAGTAGACATTGAAGATGTTGATAGCTTTGATTTGGGACTTAATTTAGTTGGATTTTAG
- a CDS encoding chemotaxis protein CheA, whose amino-acid sequence MDSSDVIDKFKNSFKEESIENISDIEQALLNLELSSDQDIVNSIFRNLHTIKGSSGMFGFNFTASLVHEIETVLDVVKDGRATFNQAAIDATLMSVDFIRELIEGDEVISELDFDKRKQFLVNEIKKVLEISNVKDAFQETLKNDFSNPNNSFILEDVKVNSDNKFDDEALRSEFKSYKILFSPAKGILFHGHKPINLLSKLINLGSGHVKAKVDNIPDLELISPDNVYVDWEIRLDTEESRESIEDIFVFLDSQSKVDIQELEKCFEADKGDGVGLESFNLLHLDRSIKDSGNLTFKKSEFAEKSFFNGDKSRFNVQDDTVRSKVNIASIKVDSKKLDHLVNLVGELVTIQSKLSKEAENRNSNVLNSISAEFSLLINELRDYTTGLRTVPLEILFVKFQRIVKDLSTSLGKSIVYRAYGGDTVLDKSIIEKLNEPLVHLIRNSIDHGIESPEEREGLGKDPKGIIKLSACQSGDSVIVIIEDDGRGLDKNKILKKAIERNIISDSVAKTLSDIDVYNLIFEPGFSTASSVTDISGRGVGMDVVKKQVESLRGHVVLESELGKYTRTKLIFPLTLAIIEGWLVRVKDEHFIVPLSNVESCLESNKLISQIDGVETKNNVMNYRGSMISFIRLREFFQVSSEKSFNEQVVVVNTNSGKMGIVVDEVLGQHQTVIKALGKIYSRVEGVSGATILGDGSLALVVDIDAITKLMR is encoded by the coding sequence ATGGATAGTAGTGATGTGATTGATAAATTTAAGAATTCCTTTAAGGAGGAATCAATAGAAAATATTTCAGATATTGAACAAGCACTTCTTAATCTTGAGTTAAGCTCAGATCAAGACATTGTTAATTCTATTTTTAGGAATTTACATACTATAAAGGGAAGTTCTGGTATGTTTGGCTTTAATTTTACAGCATCGCTTGTTCATGAAATAGAAACAGTTCTTGATGTTGTAAAAGATGGTAGAGCTACTTTCAATCAAGCTGCTATCGATGCTACTTTAATGTCTGTTGATTTTATTAGGGAGCTTATTGAAGGTGATGAAGTAATTTCTGAGCTTGATTTTGATAAGCGTAAGCAGTTTTTGGTAAATGAAATTAAAAAGGTTCTTGAGATTTCTAATGTTAAAGACGCTTTTCAAGAAACTTTAAAAAATGATTTTTCAAATCCTAATAACAGTTTTATTTTAGAAGATGTTAAAGTAAATTCAGACAATAAATTTGATGATGAGGCTTTACGATCTGAATTTAAGAGTTATAAAATCCTTTTTTCCCCTGCTAAGGGCATTTTGTTTCATGGGCATAAACCTATAAATTTATTGAGCAAGTTGATCAATTTGGGTAGTGGCCATGTGAAAGCCAAAGTAGATAACATTCCCGATTTAGAACTTATTTCTCCGGATAATGTTTATGTTGATTGGGAGATAAGGCTAGATACAGAAGAGAGCAGGGAGAGTATTGAAGATATTTTTGTATTTTTAGATTCTCAATCAAAAGTTGATATTCAAGAATTAGAGAAATGTTTTGAGGCGGATAAAGGCGATGGTGTAGGGCTTGAAAGTTTTAATTTATTGCACTTGGATAGAAGTATTAAAGATTCTGGTAATCTTACATTTAAAAAATCGGAATTTGCTGAAAAATCCTTTTTTAATGGAGATAAAAGTAGATTTAATGTTCAAGATGATACTGTTAGAAGCAAGGTTAATATTGCTAGTATTAAGGTAGATTCTAAAAAGCTTGACCATTTAGTAAATCTTGTTGGAGAACTTGTTACAATACAATCAAAACTTTCAAAAGAGGCTGAAAATAGGAATAGCAATGTTTTAAATTCAATATCAGCAGAATTTTCTTTACTGATTAATGAGCTTAGGGATTATACAACAGGTCTTAGAACAGTTCCTCTTGAAATTTTGTTTGTAAAATTTCAAAGGATAGTAAAAGATCTGTCTACTAGTCTTGGTAAGTCAATTGTTTATCGTGCTTATGGGGGCGATACTGTTCTTGATAAAAGTATTATTGAAAAGCTTAATGAACCTTTGGTTCATTTAATTCGCAACTCAATAGATCATGGAATTGAATCGCCTGAAGAGAGAGAAGGGTTGGGCAAAGATCCTAAAGGCATTATTAAGCTTTCAGCGTGTCAATCTGGGGATTCTGTTATTGTTATTATTGAGGATGATGGAAGAGGTCTTGATAAGAATAAAATACTTAAAAAGGCCATAGAGCGCAATATAATTTCTGACTCAGTTGCCAAGACTTTATCAGATATTGATGTTTATAATTTGATTTTTGAGCCCGGATTTTCAACCGCAAGTTCTGTTACTGATATATCAGGTCGTGGAGTTGGTATGGATGTTGTTAAGAAACAGGTCGAATCTCTAAGAGGGCATGTTGTACTTGAAAGTGAGCTTGGCAAATATACTAGAACCAAGTTAATTTTTCCATTAACATTAGCTATTATTGAGGGCTGGCTTGTCAGAGTAAAAGATGAGCATTTTATTGTTCCTCTTTCTAATGTTGAGTCTTGTTTAGAATCCAATAAGTTAATTTCTCAAATAGATGGGGTTGAGACTAAAAACAATGTAATGAATTATAGGGGCAGTATGATTAGTTTTATTCGACTTAGAGAGTTTTTTCAGGTTTCTAGCGAGAAGAGCTTTAATGAGCAAGTTGTTGTTGTGAATACAAATAGTGGTAAAATGGGGATTGTGGTTGACGAAGTTTTAGGGCAACATCAAACTGTTATAAAAGCTTTGGGTAAAATTTATTCTCGAGTAGAAGGGGTTTCTGGAGCTACTATACTTGGTGATGGAAGTTTGGCTTTAGTTGTTGATATAGATGCAATAACTAAGCTTATGAGATAA
- a CDS encoding CheB methylesterase domain-containing protein translates to MKILVIDIQGLIKQVFVRAFSKDNDVEILNAGFNSLNLINVFLQKFPDLVIIDENTARSSFGNSLNNVLNNISLPVVFIAQNEMFPNFGYLEQSKEKVKLIINKLNFKLTVDLFRSKYLALIKLELKNLGKNKLISSHEVKKIYAPDFDNHSKVELRENSLDDSSIRKSYRVCDVINFAPKNDPDVIIKYQGLLNKNKTSKIIVVGSSTGGTEALRIFLSSFKKDSPPIIIVQHMPGGFTKSFAKNLNSEFNIDIKEAEDGDILRPGLVIIANGSYHLIVKYGSGNYFVNLLDGPLVSRHKPSVNVLFRSAAMYAGSNAIGVILTGMGDDGAICMLEMKKNGAYTVAQDQETSVVFGMPMEAIKIGAVDKILPISKIADHVLRRS, encoded by the coding sequence ATGAAGATATTAGTAATTGATATTCAAGGTCTTATAAAGCAGGTTTTTGTTAGAGCTTTTTCTAAAGATAATGATGTTGAAATATTGAATGCTGGTTTTAATTCTTTAAATCTTATTAATGTATTTTTACAAAAGTTCCCGGATTTAGTTATTATTGATGAAAATACGGCAAGATCTAGTTTTGGAAATTCTTTGAACAATGTTCTTAATAATATATCTCTTCCGGTTGTATTTATTGCACAAAATGAAATGTTTCCAAATTTTGGATATCTTGAGCAAAGTAAAGAAAAGGTTAAATTAATAATAAATAAGCTTAACTTTAAGCTTACAGTTGATTTATTTCGTAGTAAGTATTTAGCTTTAATTAAGCTTGAGTTGAAAAATTTAGGCAAAAATAAATTAATATCTTCTCATGAAGTTAAAAAGATTTATGCACCTGATTTTGATAATCATTCTAAAGTAGAGTTGAGAGAAAATAGTTTAGATGATTCAAGTATAAGAAAAAGTTATAGAGTTTGTGATGTTATTAATTTTGCTCCCAAAAATGATCCTGATGTTATTATTAAATACCAAGGTCTTCTCAATAAGAATAAAACTAGCAAAATTATTGTTGTAGGCTCTTCAACAGGTGGTACAGAGGCGTTAAGAATTTTTTTAAGCTCTTTTAAAAAAGATTCTCCACCAATTATTATTGTTCAACATATGCCGGGAGGATTTACAAAATCTTTTGCAAAAAACTTAAACAGTGAATTTAATATTGATATTAAAGAAGCTGAGGATGGAGACATTCTTCGTCCAGGCCTTGTAATAATTGCTAATGGAAGTTATCATTTGATTGTAAAGTATGGTAGTGGAAATTATTTTGTAAACTTATTAGATGGACCTCTTGTTAGTAGGCATAAGCCTTCTGTAAATGTACTTTTTAGGTCTGCTGCAATGTATGCAGGTTCTAATGCTATTGGAGTTATCCTTACAGGTATGGGAGATGATGGTGCTATTTGTATGCTTGAAATGAAAAAAAATGGTGCTTATACTGTTGCCCAAGATCAAGAAACTTCTGTTGTTTTTGGTATGCCAATGGAAGCTATAAAAATAGGAGCTGTAGACAAAATCCTTCCTATAAGCAAAATAGCTGATCATGTTCTGAGGAGATCTTAG
- a CDS encoding BB0569 family chemotaxis protein, translating to MVNENNGFFDANDYLATLFYKLESFDESARHIYSNLSKSIPKLIEKISKDSKDLSFSIDLISNLDLDNDASLNNFIAKIIGALDDFVAYFNSSTTSLESQFTVIRSKVKDIEILEDVIEKMKKSSLDMEIMSINTLTVAMRAGKAGGAFSYITSEIKVLTQSMIKQADQLTSKGREVKIGLDRAKNQVYESNTAENKILEEFRNNLMKNIDAFSDGIGSVIALYDDILKVLLEFKFKLVNSISYLQFQDRLTQSLQHLNIMYSNIDVFKFRDISEIQKLKILSVFTDTSKVIVKDVLEKLEKNYTVFEKFIDTSLSSIQTINDLRSDNSLYIDIPKIIEQFSSILSDLLRRIDDVEKNNSNFLNLYYEQVKLIKSLELMFSNISAISARFQNINIASKIEVVKRSELKAMEGNISEMSKIIKEIDSNITKGIEFLDQIIFFLEKVVKDYDNRFYLEKNYFNKFKKLFMEIKNDILDIKNIAIDNILSYEVFSIEFMEIFEEMKLEVYNVRNLKNSLLDIDNFLSNMESKINFNLNLELSKVGIQSVEIEDKEFVNRIANRFTLFVHKKHLLSLIEEAKDVHSFDEGSVILF from the coding sequence ATGGTTAATGAGAATAATGGTTTTTTTGATGCCAATGATTATTTGGCAACTTTATTTTATAAACTTGAATCTTTTGATGAGAGCGCAAGGCATATTTATTCAAATTTAAGCAAATCAATTCCCAAATTAATAGAAAAAATTTCTAAGGATTCTAAGGATTTATCTTTTAGTATTGACTTAATTTCTAATCTTGATCTTGATAATGATGCTTCTTTAAATAATTTCATAGCTAAGATTATAGGAGCATTAGATGATTTTGTTGCTTACTTTAATTCTTCAACAACTTCTCTTGAATCTCAGTTTACTGTAATACGAAGTAAGGTTAAAGATATAGAAATACTTGAAGATGTGATTGAAAAAATGAAAAAAAGCTCTCTTGATATGGAAATAATGTCTATTAATACTTTAACAGTTGCCATGAGAGCTGGGAAGGCTGGTGGAGCCTTTTCTTATATTACTAGTGAAATTAAGGTTTTAACTCAATCTATGATCAAGCAAGCAGATCAACTTACCAGCAAGGGGCGTGAAGTTAAAATTGGTTTAGATAGGGCTAAAAATCAAGTATATGAAAGCAATACGGCTGAAAATAAAATTCTTGAAGAATTTAGAAATAATTTAATGAAAAACATAGATGCCTTTTCAGATGGAATAGGAAGTGTTATTGCTCTTTACGATGATATTTTAAAGGTTTTATTGGAATTTAAGTTTAAACTTGTAAATTCTATTTCTTATCTTCAGTTCCAAGACAGGCTAACTCAATCTTTGCAACATTTAAATATTATGTATTCTAATATTGATGTTTTTAAGTTTAGAGATATAAGCGAGATTCAAAAATTAAAAATTTTATCAGTTTTTACTGATACATCAAAGGTTATAGTAAAAGATGTTCTTGAAAAGCTTGAAAAAAATTATACTGTTTTTGAAAAATTTATTGATACTTCTCTTAGTTCTATTCAAACTATTAACGATTTAAGGTCTGATAATTCTTTATATATAGATATTCCTAAAATAATAGAACAATTTTCTAGCATTTTGTCTGATCTGCTTAGAAGAATTGATGATGTTGAGAAGAACAATTCTAATTTTTTGAATTTATATTATGAACAGGTTAAGCTTATAAAATCATTAGAGTTAATGTTTTCAAATATTTCAGCTATTTCTGCTAGGTTTCAAAATATTAACATAGCTTCAAAGATAGAAGTGGTCAAAAGATCAGAGCTTAAAGCTATGGAAGGTAATATTTCGGAAATGTCAAAAATTATCAAAGAAATTGATTCTAATATTACTAAGGGAATAGAATTTTTAGATCAAATAATCTTTTTTCTTGAAAAAGTTGTTAAGGATTATGACAATAGATTTTATCTTGAAAAAAATTATTTTAATAAATTTAAAAAATTATTTATGGAAATTAAAAATGATATTCTAGATATTAAGAACATAGCTATCGATAATATTTTGTCTTATGAAGTTTTTTCAATTGAATTTATGGAAATATTTGAAGAAATGAAATTAGAAGTTTACAATGTTAGAAATTTGAAAAATTCTCTTTTGGATATAGACAACTTTTTAAGCAATATGGAAAGCAAAATAAATTTTAATCTTAATTTAGAGCTATCTAAAGTTGGAATTCAATCTGTTGAAATCGAAGATAAAGAATTTGTTAATAGAATTGCCAATCGATTTACTTTATTTGTTCATAAAAAACACTTGTTATCTTTGATAGAAGAAGCCAAGGATGTTCATTCCTTTGATGAAGGTAGTGTAATTTTGTTTTAA
- a CDS encoding response regulator has protein sequence MKKRILVIDDNRAIRQSVAYILEQNGFGVSEAKDGLEGVLKFKEAVGQGDKDFDLVITDINMPNLDGIGVIKQIREFGSFVPILVLTTESEQSKVDEGRKAGATGWLVKPFNPEALMKTISKIF, from the coding sequence ATGAAAAAAAGAATTTTGGTTATTGATGACAATAGGGCAATAAGGCAAAGCGTTGCTTATATTTTAGAACAAAATGGTTTTGGAGTCTCAGAAGCAAAGGATGGTTTAGAAGGGGTTTTGAAGTTTAAAGAAGCAGTTGGGCAAGGAGATAAAGATTTTGATCTTGTTATTACAGATATCAATATGCCTAATTTAGACGGTATTGGTGTTATTAAGCAGATAAGAGAATTTGGTAGCTTTGTTCCCATACTCGTTCTTACTACTGAATCTGAACAATCTAAGGTTGATGAAGGTCGTAAAGCGGGTGCTACTGGTTGGCTTGTTAAGCCTTTTAATCCTGAAGCTTTAATGAAAACAATCTCAAAGATATTTTAA
- the pyrH gene encoding UMP kinase, whose amino-acid sequence MLEIISLGGGVINSNQINIEFIKNFKNFVFKWLLENEKRKIILIVGGGKVAREYQDAYKKINPNFKVRELDEIGIMSTKLNAEFLCKVMNPFCIDKIVTNPLKNFSFKGKILIASGWKSGFSTDYIAVKFAEKFNKKDIINITNVNQVYDKDPKKFKNATAFKKLNWKQLQNIVGQKWNPGLNLPFDPIATKLSSKLGLTLYIVNGNNIENLEKVFNKNNDFFGTVIVK is encoded by the coding sequence ATGCTTGAGATAATAAGTCTTGGGGGAGGGGTAATAAATTCAAATCAAATCAATATAGAATTCATCAAAAACTTTAAAAACTTTGTTTTTAAATGGTTACTAGAAAATGAAAAAAGAAAAATCATTTTAATAGTTGGTGGAGGAAAGGTTGCAAGAGAGTACCAAGACGCATATAAAAAAATCAACCCTAATTTTAAAGTTCGTGAACTTGATGAGATTGGAATAATGTCAACAAAGTTAAACGCAGAATTTCTATGTAAAGTAATGAATCCTTTTTGTATAGACAAAATTGTCACCAATCCCTTAAAAAATTTTTCTTTTAAAGGAAAAATATTAATTGCTTCCGGCTGGAAATCGGGATTTTCAACAGATTACATTGCTGTAAAATTTGCAGAAAAATTTAATAAAAAGGATATTATAAATATAACAAATGTAAATCAAGTTTATGATAAAGATCCAAAAAAATTTAAAAACGCAACAGCTTTTAAAAAATTAAATTGGAAACAATTACAAAACATTGTAGGTCAAAAGTGGAATCCGGGCTTAAATTTACCTTTTGACCCAATAGCAACAAAGCTTTCTTCAAAACTTGGACTTACCCTTTACATAGTAAATGGAAATAATATTGAAAACTTAGAAAAAGTTTTTAACAAAAATAATGATTTTTTTGGTACTGTTATAGTAAAATAA
- a CDS encoding glycosyltransferase family 2 protein has protein sequence MEDIVHKYKVSVIICFFNSAETLDAMIKDAVNQTLKDKEIILINDGSYDNSLEIAEKYANKYSYIKIFSQKNMGLAASRDKGFSEAQGEYVIFWDGDDSVESTMLEVLYNRAKADNSDIVCSQFYVYFLAINVKRKSLLPFPNYPLTGKEAFKNLLFTVYSTFGKKNFVVGTLWDKLIRRELILKNNIHQQNVVFEDIVFVMQIFLKASKVSFVNNYFYTNYQRMGSMSSSISVLHKAKLSLNTIETLLKREGIFNECQHLYKRFFLQFYYFISFKQIYIISWNISDKLVYRAYKEKLISVLDEIKGLSEFQDCYEYVKNFGFNEIQILPRIMLKIWNFSSRLYVNFSIFIYKLFIKN, from the coding sequence TTGGAGGATATTGTGCATAAGTATAAAGTTTCTGTTATTATTTGTTTTTTTAATTCGGCTGAAACTCTTGATGCAATGATAAAAGATGCTGTTAATCAAACATTAAAAGATAAAGAAATTATATTAATTAACGATGGTTCTTATGATAATAGTTTAGAAATAGCAGAAAAATATGCTAATAAGTATAGCTATATTAAGATTTTTAGTCAAAAAAATATGGGACTTGCTGCTTCTAGAGATAAGGGATTCTCTGAGGCCCAAGGGGAGTATGTTATTTTTTGGGATGGTGATGATTCTGTAGAGAGCACTATGCTTGAAGTTTTATATAATAGGGCAAAGGCAGACAATTCTGATATTGTTTGTTCCCAATTTTATGTTTATTTTCTTGCAATAAATGTAAAAAGAAAATCTTTGCTTCCTTTTCCCAATTATCCATTAACAGGTAAAGAGGCGTTTAAAAATTTGCTTTTTACTGTTTATTCGACTTTTGGAAAGAAAAATTTTGTTGTTGGAACGTTATGGGATAAATTGATTAGACGAGAATTAATCTTAAAGAATAATATTCACCAGCAAAATGTAGTATTTGAAGATATAGTTTTTGTTATGCAAATTTTTTTAAAAGCTTCTAAGGTTTCTTTTGTAAATAATTATTTTTATACTAATTACCAAAGAATGGGAAGCATGAGCTCTTCTATTAGTGTTTTACATAAAGCTAAATTATCTCTTAATACAATAGAAACTTTATTAAAAAGAGAAGGTATTTTTAACGAATGTCAACATTTGTATAAAAGATTTTTTTTGCAATTTTATTATTTTATTTCTTTTAAGCAAATTTATATTATTAGCTGGAATATTTCTGACAAGCTTGTTTATAGGGCTTACAAAGAAAAGCTTATTTCTGTTCTTGATGAGATTAAAGGATTATCTGAATTTCAAGATTGTTATGAATATGTAAAAAATTTTGGATTTAACGAAATTCAAATTTTGCCTAGGATTATGCTAAAAATTTGGAATTTTAGCTCAAGACTTTATGTAAATTTTTCTATATTTATTTATAAGTTGTTTATAAAGAATTGA
- a CDS encoding ATP-binding cassette domain-containing protein, with protein sequence MAIEVVNVKFSYKKKEVYSDLNLNIETPQTYLLLGKNGVGKTTLLKLVSGLLEPLKGKVLFNSLAAFPRDPLNLVNLFFIPEEFSLPRLSLAEYSKALSRFYPNFNKADFEKYLLDFNLDISLDLSSASFGQKKKSIIAFSLATNVSCLLFDEPTNSLDIVSKNVFRNVLSNLNDRVIFITGHNVRDLTGVVDYLIIIGEKSILFSNSVSYINKNYKIKIVSELNGNELYYEKNKEGFKALYFEISNGDEIIDIEFFFLYVTENKK encoded by the coding sequence ATGGCTATTGAAGTTGTTAATGTAAAATTTTCCTATAAAAAAAAAGAAGTTTACTCTGATTTAAATTTAAACATTGAAACTCCTCAAACCTATTTGCTTCTTGGGAAAAATGGAGTTGGAAAAACAACTTTGCTTAAACTTGTAAGTGGACTTTTGGAGCCACTAAAAGGGAAAGTTTTATTTAACTCTTTAGCAGCTTTTCCAAGAGATCCCTTGAATTTAGTGAATTTATTCTTTATTCCCGAAGAATTTTCACTTCCTAGATTGTCTTTAGCTGAATACAGTAAAGCTCTATCTAGATTTTATCCAAATTTTAATAAGGCAGATTTTGAAAAATATTTATTGGATTTTAATCTAGATATTTCTCTAGATTTATCTTCAGCTTCTTTTGGGCAAAAGAAAAAAAGTATTATTGCATTTTCTCTAGCTACAAACGTTTCTTGCCTGTTGTTTGACGAGCCAACAAATAGTCTTGATATTGTTTCAAAAAATGTTTTTAGAAACGTGCTTTCTAATTTAAATGATAGAGTAATTTTTATTACAGGTCACAATGTAAGAGATTTAACAGGAGTTGTAGATTATTTAATTATTATTGGAGAAAAGTCAATTCTTTTTTCTAATTCAGTATCTTATATTAATAAAAATTATAAGATTAAAATTGTCAGCGAATTGAATGGAAATGAATTGTATTATGAAAAAAATAAAGAGGGGTTTAAAGCGCTTTATTTTGAGATTAGCAATGGAGATGAAATTATTGACATTGAATTTTTCTTTTTATATGTTACTGAAAATAAAAAATAG